In Herpetosiphon gulosus, one genomic interval encodes:
- a CDS encoding M20/M25/M40 family metallo-hydrolase: MVAPLSTLDELILHYVRALVALPSVTGDDPALEQAAPTIADILRGLGFQVNVHPTEGAPIILAHRPGKSAQRLLFFNHYDVMPAGVWRDWFHEPFTLAEREGLLYGRGVANDKGNLAARIAAVAQILAETGDLPVGVTFLIEGDGLSGSPSLANLVADQANHLTADLVVGYGGMLDQARLPYLYAGVRGRLLVRLRAEGAKIPIGADMATSVPNPAWRILWAANRIKNDSEEVTIDGFYDAVVPPNREANKLTRGLQLDEATRLKAWGMPQFLFGMTGAGLARAETFNPTCNIAELTVDTGHSPPPTIPASAEVLLDFSLVPEQRPTEVARLLREHLNSADFHDVHLEIIKGAYPPAMNALSTPLLNSLATAIEQVYGSTPQIVPLAPFSVPLHLFTAGMNVPAVALGIQRPDSNIRVINEHIQLADLKAMASLIQQLIIGLG, encoded by the coding sequence GTGGTTGCTCCCCTATCCACTCTCGATGAACTGATTTTGCACTATGTCCGTGCCTTGGTAGCCTTACCAAGTGTTACTGGCGATGACCCAGCCTTAGAACAGGCTGCGCCGACGATTGCTGATATATTGCGCGGCCTTGGGTTTCAGGTCAATGTGCATCCAACAGAAGGTGCACCGATTATTTTGGCCCATCGGCCTGGCAAAAGTGCCCAACGCTTGCTCTTTTTCAATCACTACGATGTGATGCCGGCTGGGGTCTGGCGTGATTGGTTTCACGAGCCGTTTACCTTAGCCGAGCGCGAAGGGCTGCTCTATGGGCGTGGCGTTGCCAACGATAAAGGCAATTTAGCTGCGCGAATTGCTGCTGTGGCCCAAATTTTGGCCGAAACTGGCGATCTCCCTGTTGGTGTGACGTTTTTAATTGAAGGTGACGGGCTGAGTGGTAGCCCATCATTAGCTAATTTGGTTGCCGATCAAGCCAATCATTTAACTGCCGATTTGGTCGTTGGCTATGGTGGCATGCTCGATCAGGCGCGGTTGCCCTACCTCTATGCTGGGGTTCGTGGGCGCTTGTTGGTACGCTTGCGAGCTGAAGGCGCTAAAATTCCGATCGGTGCTGATATGGCGACCAGCGTACCCAACCCTGCTTGGCGCATCCTTTGGGCGGCCAATCGGATTAAAAATGATAGTGAAGAAGTGACAATTGATGGTTTTTATGATGCGGTTGTGCCACCAAATCGCGAGGCCAACAAGCTCACTCGTGGCTTGCAGCTCGATGAGGCAACCCGCCTTAAGGCTTGGGGCATGCCGCAATTCTTATTTGGTATGACTGGGGCTGGTTTAGCTCGGGCTGAAACCTTCAATCCAACTTGTAATATTGCCGAATTAACCGTTGATACTGGCCATAGCCCACCGCCAACCATTCCGGCAAGCGCCGAAGTACTACTCGATTTTAGCCTTGTGCCCGAGCAACGGCCAACCGAGGTTGCGCGGTTGTTACGTGAACACCTCAATAGTGCCGATTTCCACGATGTGCATCTAGAAATTATCAAGGGTGCATATCCACCCGCCATGAATGCTTTGAGCACGCCATTACTCAATAGCTTGGCCACTGCAATCGAACAGGTCTATGGCTCAACTCCCCAAATTGTGCCGCTTGCGCCGTTTTCTGTGCCGCTGCACCTTTTTACTGCCGGAATGAATGTGCCCGCTGTTGCTTTGGGGATTCAACGCCCCGATAGCAACATTCGGGTGATTAACGAGCATATTCAGTTGGCGGATCTCAAAGCGATGGCGAGTTTGATTCAACAACTAATTATCGGCCTTGGCTAA
- a CDS encoding trehalase family glycosidase, protein MRQPAITQYIDAYWDKLVRQQPEDQKTLIGLPHTFMVPTHDPTFQEMFYWDSFFIALGLGGTRYEAAIEGMAENMAYLYQRFGVIPNASRYYFLSRSQPPFWTQLIWLAYQTKQAAGAPDSAAWLQRMMALAEQEHASVWLATAHPHQRQVHRGLSRYFDINYLDTLACCESGWDHSTRCNGQWMSHLPVDLNSILYLRECDFAQAARLRDDHAAAEQWQTRAAQRAETMQAVFWDATSGFFYDYNYLNEVADLDNPSLAGFYPLWAGWATEAQAAQVVEQWLPTFMRVGGLVTTLKTHSSYQWASPNGWAPLQWIVVEGLLRYGYQSQAREVMQAWCTLNETVFERTNAMWEKYNVVDPTGDVEGGKYGSLPGFGWSNAVYLDFKRRLAQPTIERWKLGE, encoded by the coding sequence ATGCGACAGCCTGCAATCACGCAGTATATCGATGCTTATTGGGACAAACTTGTTCGTCAACAGCCGGAAGATCAAAAAACCTTAATTGGCTTGCCCCATACGTTTATGGTGCCAACCCACGACCCAACCTTTCAAGAGATGTTTTATTGGGATAGTTTTTTTATTGCGCTGGGTTTGGGTGGCACGCGCTATGAGGCAGCGATCGAGGGCATGGCCGAAAATATGGCCTATCTCTACCAGCGCTTCGGGGTGATTCCTAATGCCAGCCGTTATTATTTTCTTTCGCGCAGCCAACCACCCTTCTGGACCCAATTGATTTGGCTGGCTTACCAGACCAAACAGGCCGCTGGCGCTCCTGACAGCGCTGCTTGGTTACAGCGGATGATGGCACTGGCTGAGCAGGAGCACGCCAGTGTTTGGCTGGCGACCGCCCATCCGCATCAGCGCCAAGTCCATCGCGGTTTGTCGCGCTATTTTGATATTAATTATTTGGATACCCTTGCCTGTTGTGAAAGTGGCTGGGATCATTCAACCCGCTGCAATGGTCAATGGATGAGCCATCTGCCAGTTGATTTGAATAGCATTTTGTATCTGCGTGAGTGCGATTTTGCCCAAGCCGCCCGTTTGCGTGACGATCATGCGGCAGCCGAGCAATGGCAAACCCGCGCAGCCCAACGCGCCGAAACCATGCAAGCAGTTTTTTGGGATGCAACCAGTGGCTTTTTCTACGATTACAACTATCTGAATGAAGTAGCTGACTTGGATAACCCTTCATTGGCCGGATTTTACCCCTTGTGGGCTGGTTGGGCGACCGAAGCTCAGGCGGCGCAGGTGGTTGAGCAATGGTTACCAACATTTATGCGAGTTGGTGGTTTGGTGACTACCCTCAAAACTCATAGCAGCTATCAATGGGCTAGTCCCAACGGTTGGGCACCATTGCAATGGATTGTGGTTGAGGGTTTGTTGCGCTATGGCTATCAATCCCAAGCGCGGGAGGTAATGCAGGCATGGTGTACGCTCAACGAAACGGTGTTCGAGCGAACCAACGCCATGTGGGAAAAATACAATGTGGTTGACCCAACGGGCGACGTTGAGGGCGGCAAATATGGCTCATTGCCAGGCTTTGGCTGGTCGAATGCCGTGTATCTCGATTTCAAGCGCCGTTTGGCTCAGCCAACTATCGAACGTTGGAAGCTTGGCGAATAA
- a CDS encoding HDIG domain-containing metalloprotein: MVNRYADAEALLAEWVQSESLRKHCLAVSTSMRHMAQRQQADAELWATVGLIHDLDYERFPNAAQSPTAEHPSEAVRVLRELGWSEEICRAILSHADYCHVERITPMEKTLYAVDELSGFVTAVALVRPDKSVHSVEVSSVKKKMKDKAFARAVNREDIIRGAQELDVPLETLIEEVITALRGNAVALGLNGI, from the coding sequence ATGGTTAATAGGTATGCTGATGCTGAAGCTTTGCTCGCTGAGTGGGTGCAAAGCGAAAGTCTACGAAAACACTGCCTCGCGGTTTCTACCTCCATGCGTCATATGGCGCAACGTCAACAGGCTGATGCCGAGCTTTGGGCAACGGTTGGCTTGATTCATGATCTCGATTATGAGCGTTTTCCGAATGCTGCCCAATCTCCTACTGCTGAACATCCCTCGGAAGCAGTTCGGGTGCTCCGTGAACTCGGTTGGAGCGAGGAGATTTGTCGGGCTATTTTATCACATGCCGATTATTGCCATGTTGAGCGGATTACGCCCATGGAAAAAACGCTCTATGCTGTCGATGAACTTTCGGGCTTTGTCACTGCTGTGGCCCTCGTGCGCCCCGACAAAAGCGTGCATAGCGTCGAAGTTAGTTCAGTCAAGAAGAAAATGAAGGATAAAGCCTTTGCCCGCGCCGTCAATCGCGAAGATATTATTCGTGGCGCACAAGAGCTGGATGTCCCGCTCGAAACCTTGATCGAAGAAGTGATCACGGCGTTGCGTGGCAATGCTGTGGCCTTAGGATTAAACGGAATTTAG
- a CDS encoding trehalose-6-phosphate synthase, translated as MQELPNRLMIVSNRLPISIAEQADGTPTIKPASGGLVTALDPILRQARGTWIGWSGTNEADQTVDQLLEHATNSIGYSMHAIHLSQEEQEKFYLGFSNEIIWPLFHDLQSRCNFDPNYWTTYEQVNRKYAETIAQHYRDDTYIWVQDYQLINVACELRQLGIDAHIGFFLHIPFPHIDIFLKLPWREQILNGLLEYDLLGFQTNRDLNNFLICVEALLPDAEIDRAGEYPLILHADRNPTKVGFFPISIDPQEFRTAAHTSNVDILYSQIREAFAGRKIILGVDRLDYTKGIPDRLQAFSALLETYPELQQKISLTQVVVPSREDISEYADLKQTIQQLVSEINGKYTKIGWVPIHYIFRSLPREELLAYYRAAHAALITPLKDGMNLVAKEYAVCGPDDGVLILSEFAGAAMQLSEHSLTVNPYDINGTAQALYNAVTMPRLERIEHISKLRHSINQYDIYWWVDTFLQAANVKRSGTIEQASGL; from the coding sequence ATGCAAGAGTTACCAAATCGACTGATGATTGTCTCGAATCGGCTGCCGATTTCAATTGCTGAACAAGCCGATGGTACACCTACCATCAAGCCCGCTTCGGGTGGCTTGGTTACTGCGCTCGACCCAATTTTGCGCCAAGCACGCGGAACCTGGATCGGCTGGTCGGGTACAAATGAGGCGGATCAAACGGTCGATCAATTACTCGAACATGCCACCAATTCGATTGGTTATAGCATGCATGCGATTCACCTGAGCCAAGAGGAACAGGAAAAATTTTATTTGGGCTTTTCGAATGAGATTATCTGGCCATTATTTCACGATTTGCAGTCGCGTTGTAATTTCGACCCGAACTATTGGACAACTTATGAGCAAGTTAATCGTAAATATGCTGAAACAATCGCCCAACATTATCGTGACGATACCTATATTTGGGTCCAAGATTACCAATTAATTAATGTTGCTTGTGAGTTGCGCCAGCTCGGAATTGATGCCCATATTGGGTTCTTCTTGCATATTCCCTTCCCTCATATCGATATTTTCCTGAAATTACCGTGGCGCGAGCAAATTCTGAATGGCTTGTTGGAATACGATTTACTAGGTTTTCAAACCAACCGCGATTTGAATAATTTTTTGATTTGTGTTGAGGCATTATTACCCGATGCAGAAATCGATCGCGCTGGTGAATATCCATTAATTCTGCATGCAGATCGCAATCCCACCAAAGTTGGCTTCTTCCCAATTAGCATTGATCCACAAGAATTTCGCACAGCAGCGCATACCTCAAATGTTGATATTTTATATAGCCAGATTCGTGAGGCTTTTGCAGGACGTAAAATAATTCTTGGCGTTGATCGTTTAGATTATACCAAGGGCATTCCTGATCGCTTGCAAGCATTTAGTGCATTGCTTGAAACGTATCCTGAGTTACAGCAAAAAATTTCATTAACTCAAGTAGTTGTGCCAAGCCGCGAAGATATTAGTGAATACGCCGATTTGAAGCAAACAATTCAGCAATTAGTTAGTGAAATTAATGGCAAATATACCAAAATCGGTTGGGTACCAATTCATTACATTTTTCGCTCCTTGCCGCGTGAAGAATTATTAGCCTATTATCGCGCTGCCCATGCTGCATTAATCACACCATTAAAGGATGGCATGAATCTTGTAGCAAAGGAATATGCGGTCTGTGGGCCTGATGATGGTGTACTGATCTTAAGTGAATTTGCAGGGGCAGCAATGCAACTATCCGAACACTCATTGACGGTTAATCCATATGATATTAATGGCACAGCTCAAGCACTTTATAATGCAGTCACAATGCCACGCTTAGAACGAATTGAACATATTAGCAAGCTCCGTCATTCGATCAATCAATATGATATTTATTGGTGGGTTGATACATTTTTACAAGCAGCGAATGTCAAGCGTTCGGGAACAATTGAACAAGCCTCAGGTCTATAA
- the treS gene encoding maltose alpha-D-glucosyltransferase, whose protein sequence is MQNDWYKDAIFYELHVRAFQDSNGDGNGDFRGLISRLDYLQSLGVDCLWLLPFYPSPGKDDGYDVADYCNVHPSYGTMEDVVTFFEAAHSRGLRVMIDLVVNHTSDQHPWFQAARQPDSPYRDYYVWSDTNQRYRDARIIFTDTERSNWAWDEVSSSYYWHRFFSHQPDLNYENPAVLEEMYNIMRFWLDRGVDGFRVDAVPYLIEREGTNCENLPETHAILRKMREFVDQHYPHCVLLAEANQWPDDVRHYFGNDDEFHMAFNFPVMPRMFMAVRKEDSTPIIDIVRQTPKIPENCQWATFLRNHDELTLEMVTDEERDYMYREYAADPRMKINIGIRRRLAPLMDNARRRMELMNSMLLSLPGSPIIYYGDEIGMGDNIYLGDRNGVRTPMQWNGDRNAGFSAADFARLYSPVIIDPVYGYQAINVEAQERVQSSLLNWMKRLIRVRKRYSVFGRGDIQILETQNRKVLAYLRSYADQTVLIVNNLSRFIQPVELDLAEFAGMRLVELIGETPFPTIATTPYFLSLAPHGFIWFRIEGVRLALDDA, encoded by the coding sequence ATGCAAAACGATTGGTATAAAGATGCAATCTTTTACGAATTGCATGTACGAGCTTTTCAGGATAGCAATGGTGATGGCAATGGTGATTTTCGCGGTTTGATTTCGCGCTTAGATTATTTACAAAGTTTAGGCGTTGATTGTTTATGGTTATTGCCATTTTATCCATCACCTGGCAAAGATGATGGTTATGATGTGGCAGATTATTGTAATGTACATCCTAGCTATGGCACGATGGAAGATGTTGTAACATTTTTCGAAGCAGCCCATTCACGCGGCTTGCGAGTAATGATCGACCTTGTAGTTAATCATACCTCGGATCAGCATCCCTGGTTTCAAGCAGCACGCCAACCTGATTCGCCTTATCGTGATTATTATGTTTGGAGTGATACAAATCAACGTTATCGCGATGCCCGGATTATTTTCACCGATACCGAACGCTCAAATTGGGCTTGGGATGAAGTCTCTAGTTCATATTATTGGCATCGTTTCTTCAGCCATCAACCTGATTTAAATTACGAAAATCCCGCCGTTTTGGAAGAAATGTACAATATTATGCGTTTTTGGCTCGATCGCGGGGTTGATGGATTTCGGGTTGATGCAGTGCCCTACTTAATCGAACGTGAAGGCACAAATTGCGAAAACTTGCCTGAAACCCATGCAATTTTGCGCAAAATGCGTGAATTTGTTGATCAGCATTATCCGCATTGTGTACTACTAGCTGAAGCCAACCAATGGCCCGATGATGTACGCCATTATTTCGGCAATGATGATGAATTTCATATGGCCTTTAATTTTCCAGTGATGCCACGCATGTTTATGGCAGTTCGCAAGGAAGATAGTACGCCAATTATCGATATTGTACGTCAAACGCCTAAAATTCCTGAAAACTGCCAATGGGCAACTTTTTTACGCAATCACGATGAACTAACCCTCGAAATGGTCACTGATGAAGAACGCGATTATATGTACCGTGAATATGCAGCCGATCCACGCATGAAAATTAATATTGGGATTCGGCGACGTTTAGCACCCTTGATGGATAACGCTCGTCGCCGTATGGAATTGATGAATAGCATGCTGTTGAGTTTGCCAGGCTCGCCAATTATTTATTATGGCGATGAGATTGGTATGGGCGATAATATTTATCTTGGCGACCGCAACGGCGTGCGTACTCCGATGCAATGGAATGGCGACCGCAATGCTGGTTTTTCGGCTGCCGATTTTGCCCGTTTGTATAGCCCAGTGATTATCGATCCAGTTTATGGCTATCAAGCGATCAATGTTGAAGCACAGGAGCGCGTGCAATCATCATTATTAAATTGGATGAAGCGCTTAATTCGGGTGCGTAAGCGTTATTCAGTCTTTGGGCGCGGCGATATTCAGATTCTCGAAACTCAAAATCGCAAAGTTTTAGCCTATTTGCGCAGTTACGCCGACCAAACAGTGCTGATCGTCAATAATCTTTCGCGCTTTATCCAGCCAGTTGAGCTGGATTTGGCTGAGTTTGCAGGCATGCGCTTGGTAGAATTAATTGGTGAAACGCCATTTCCAACGATTGCAACGACACCATATTTTCTCTCGCTAGCGCCGCATGGCTTTATCTGGTTCCGAATCGAAGGAGTGCGCCTTGCTCTCGACGACGCTTAA
- the otsB gene encoding trehalose-phosphatase, with product MLSTTLKQRLQPLIAVERLGLITDIDGTISRIAPTPDGATVEPLCRAALGQLTEYLPLVAAVSGRAARDVQRMLQLPAMRYIGNHGLEIWGHDGGMLVPAAQPYSAAVREFVVAMQRYELPEGVVLESKGITATLHYRLATDQTAAELWLRKVLAELAAAHNLIITEGLMIFEVRPPVDWHKGSAVAWLIEDHKLEAAIFLGDDLTDVDGFRSIAAAREQGCQALAIGVINPESHPSVAETADICINGVDASAEVLQWILEQRLARTHPAGS from the coding sequence TTGCTCTCGACGACGCTTAAACAACGCTTGCAGCCACTTATTGCCGTGGAGCGCTTGGGATTAATCACCGATATCGATGGTACGATCAGCCGAATTGCCCCAACGCCTGATGGCGCAACGGTTGAGCCCTTATGTCGGGCTGCCTTGGGTCAATTAACTGAGTATTTGCCCTTAGTTGCCGCCGTTTCTGGTCGGGCTGCCCGCGATGTCCAACGCATGCTGCAACTGCCAGCAATGCGCTATATCGGCAACCATGGCTTAGAAATCTGGGGCCACGATGGCGGGATGCTCGTGCCTGCTGCTCAACCATATAGCGCCGCCGTGCGCGAATTTGTGGTGGCGATGCAGCGCTACGAGTTGCCCGAGGGCGTGGTACTCGAATCCAAGGGCATCACGGCGACCTTGCACTATCGCTTAGCGACCGATCAAACGGCGGCTGAACTTTGGCTGCGCAAGGTTTTGGCCGAACTAGCCGCCGCCCACAATTTGATTATCACCGAAGGCTTGATGATTTTCGAGGTTCGCCCGCCCGTTGATTGGCATAAGGGCAGCGCGGTCGCTTGGCTGATCGAGGATCACAAACTTGAGGCAGCAATCTTTTTGGGCGATGATTTGACCGATGTTGATGGCTTTCGCTCGATTGCGGCAGCGCGTGAACAGGGTTGCCAAGCCTTGGCGATCGGCGTAATCAACCCTGAATCGCATCCATCAGTAGCTGAAACCGCCGATATTTGTATTAATGGTGTTGATGCAAGTGCTGAGGTTTTACAATGGATTCTTGAGCAGCGGTTGGCACGCACACATCCCGCTGGTAGCTAG
- a CDS encoding peptidoglycan-binding protein: protein MQRRLTWRWLGLLSLALGLLIQAPVSAQTRNPQRANLTVTVTNVDGKPVSNATVSVASLGLTATTDAAGTAHFSLATSESQAIEVAVDAQGHRAWRLRNAQLIPNDTLLVDAPLTLANKVVDQQPEIIELQPHRLTSNVLQEASLNDAELNQIMAGTNTTPPSTIRVYRVSLGRIDTVNFKTYVKHVLPNEWVAGWRTESLRSGAMASKTYAWYRTMYPKYPGKGYDTKDTTADQVYNPNVSYASTNAAVDDTWNYRLIKNNAIFQSQYCAGSYNGSRTSGQCSQNHGWTVGLYMSQWGSKYLADNGSTWRSILTFYYDNVTIGTIAGGTTPSLPAWPSLRNGSSGNDVKAAQHLLRSHGHSLTADGAFGAGTEQAVRNFQSANGLTADGIIGPQTYAKLIKTVQNGSSGDAVRAIQTLLGLTVDGAFGAGTEQAVLNVQSTYGLTRDGIVGPITWQAAFGK from the coding sequence ATGCAGCGTAGGTTAACATGGCGTTGGTTGGGGTTGCTTAGTTTAGCACTAGGTTTGTTAATTCAAGCACCGGTTTCGGCTCAAACTCGCAACCCTCAACGAGCTAATTTAACGGTAACGGTCACCAATGTTGATGGCAAGCCCGTGAGCAACGCTACGGTTTCAGTTGCTAGTTTGGGCTTAACTGCCACAACCGATGCGGCAGGTACTGCCCATTTTAGCCTAGCAACCAGCGAGAGCCAAGCAATCGAAGTAGCGGTTGATGCTCAGGGTCATCGCGCTTGGCGCTTACGCAATGCCCAGTTAATTCCCAATGACACGCTATTGGTTGATGCCCCACTCACGCTCGCCAATAAAGTCGTCGATCAACAACCTGAGATTATCGAGCTTCAGCCGCATCGTTTAACCAGCAACGTACTCCAAGAAGCTAGTTTAAATGATGCTGAATTGAATCAGATTATGGCGGGAACAAATACCACACCGCCAAGCACGATTCGGGTCTATCGCGTGAGCCTTGGGCGAATTGATACGGTCAATTTCAAAACGTATGTTAAGCATGTCTTGCCCAATGAATGGGTAGCTGGCTGGCGGACTGAATCGTTGCGTTCTGGCGCGATGGCCTCGAAAACCTATGCTTGGTATCGCACGATGTACCCCAAATATCCGGGCAAAGGCTATGATACCAAGGATACGACCGCCGACCAAGTCTACAATCCCAATGTGTCGTATGCTAGCACCAACGCAGCGGTTGATGATACATGGAACTATCGCTTGATCAAAAACAATGCGATTTTCCAAAGCCAATATTGTGCTGGCTCCTACAATGGCAGTCGCACGTCCGGACAGTGTAGCCAAAATCATGGTTGGACAGTTGGCTTGTATATGAGCCAATGGGGTTCGAAATATCTGGCTGATAATGGCTCAACCTGGCGTTCAATCCTAACGTTCTACTATGATAACGTCACAATTGGCACGATCGCTGGTGGTACAACTCCTAGTTTGCCCGCTTGGCCTAGCTTGCGCAACGGCAGTTCGGGCAACGATGTTAAGGCTGCTCAGCATCTATTGCGTTCGCATGGCCATTCGCTGACTGCTGACGGAGCATTTGGCGCAGGCACCGAACAAGCTGTGCGTAACTTCCAAAGTGCCAATGGCTTAACCGCCGATGGGATTATCGGCCCACAAACCTATGCCAAACTGATCAAAACCGTACAAAACGGCAGCAGCGGCGATGCAGTTCGGGCAATTCAAACATTATTAGGCCTAACGGTTGATGGGGCATTTGGCGCTGGCACGGAACAAGCAGTGCTTAATGTACAATCAACCTATGGCCTGACCCGCGATGGAATTGTTGGGCCAATCACATGGCAAGCAGCTTTTGGCAAGTAA
- a CDS encoding haloacid dehalogenase, translating to MSIETTSLISELEAIHATREIALKSARELIRQCANTIRAVHRHEWALAEPLLQATATAAQSLHERLQDYPALLYAGYTQDAFKEYAEAALTLALVRGETLPTHHALGVEAAAYLNGLAEAASELRRYILDGLRHGKVDSGERLLDQMDEIYSFLVTVDFPDAVTSGLRRTTDALRAVLERTRGDLTSAVRQEQLVVALARFEQHMGLPLAALQESTPDETDS from the coding sequence GTGAGTATTGAAACCACCAGCCTGATTAGCGAGCTAGAGGCGATTCATGCCACCCGCGAAATCGCGCTCAAATCGGCTCGCGAACTGATTCGCCAATGTGCCAACACAATTCGGGCAGTCCATCGCCACGAATGGGCTTTGGCCGAACCACTCTTGCAAGCAACGGCGACGGCAGCTCAAAGCCTGCACGAACGCCTTCAGGATTATCCGGCCTTGCTGTATGCAGGCTATACCCAAGATGCCTTCAAAGAATATGCCGAAGCTGCCTTGACTTTGGCCTTGGTACGCGGCGAAACCTTACCAACCCATCACGCCTTGGGCGTTGAAGCAGCGGCCTATTTAAATGGTTTAGCCGAGGCCGCCAGCGAATTGCGGCGCTATATTCTCGATGGCCTGCGCCATGGCAAGGTCGATAGCGGCGAACGCCTGCTCGATCAGATGGATGAGATCTATAGCTTTTTGGTGACTGTCGATTTCCCCGATGCCGTAACCAGTGGCTTGCGCCGCACAACCGATGCACTACGAGCAGTGCTCGAACGCACCCGTGGCGATCTGACCAGCGCCGTGCGCCAAGAACAATTGGTTGTCGCCCTCGCCCGCTTTGAACAACATATGGGGCTGCCCCTCGCTGCGCTACAGGAGTCAACGCCCGATGAAACAGACAGTTAG
- the aroA gene encoding 3-phosphoshikimate 1-carboxyvinyltransferase: protein MKQTVSHAKRLRGAISVPGDKSISHRSVLFNALAEGNAEITGFLPGADCLSSIACLRQMGVEIEHTDDKVRVFGRGLRGLREPSDVLDCGNSGTTLRLLAGLLAGQPFLSVLTGDASLRSRPQRRITEPLRQLGAKLDGRDNGNRAPLVIRGTTIHGGNYELPIASAQVKSALLLAGLTGDAPMRLSGKIVSRDHTERMLIAMGVDLTVKDGEIVLYPPSHPVFPYPLSLHVPGDPSSATFWWVAAAIHPDAEITTLGVGLNPSRTGALDVLKAMGANITISNERNEGAEPVGDVTVRGGGLRGTRIDGDLIPRLIDEIPVLAVAAACAVGETVVADAEELRAKETDRVATVVSELSAMGATLEATPDGMIIAGGGELQGAKVQSHGDHRIAMALAVAGLVAEGETIIDEAEAVTVSYPTFWQHYAQIKEA, encoded by the coding sequence ATGAAACAGACAGTTAGCCATGCCAAGCGCCTACGCGGGGCAATTAGCGTCCCAGGTGATAAATCGATCTCGCATCGCTCGGTGTTGTTCAATGCTTTAGCCGAGGGCAACGCCGAAATTACGGGCTTCTTGCCAGGCGCTGATTGTCTTTCGTCAATCGCCTGTTTGCGTCAAATGGGCGTTGAAATTGAACACACCGATGATAAAGTACGGGTGTTCGGGCGGGGTTTGCGTGGCCTACGCGAGCCAAGCGACGTTTTAGATTGTGGTAATTCGGGCACAACCCTGCGATTATTGGCTGGTTTGTTGGCTGGACAGCCATTTTTGAGCGTGCTGACTGGCGATGCCTCGTTGCGTTCACGCCCACAACGCCGCATCACCGAACCATTACGTCAACTAGGAGCTAAGCTCGATGGCCGCGATAACGGTAATCGTGCGCCATTGGTGATTCGCGGCACAACAATTCATGGTGGCAACTACGAATTGCCAATCGCCAGTGCTCAAGTTAAATCGGCCTTGCTCTTGGCTGGCTTAACTGGCGATGCTCCAATGCGTTTATCGGGCAAGATTGTCAGTCGCGACCATACCGAGCGTATGTTGATCGCGATGGGCGTTGATCTGACAGTCAAAGATGGTGAGATTGTGCTCTATCCACCGAGCCATCCGGTTTTCCCCTATCCACTTTCGTTGCATGTTCCAGGCGATCCTTCATCGGCAACCTTCTGGTGGGTGGCAGCGGCAATTCACCCCGATGCGGAAATTACCACCTTGGGCGTGGGATTAAACCCTAGCCGCACCGGAGCGCTCGATGTGCTCAAAGCCATGGGCGCGAATATTACGATCAGCAACGAGCGCAATGAAGGCGCAGAGCCAGTTGGCGATGTAACTGTGCGCGGCGGTGGCTTGCGGGGCACACGCATCGATGGTGATTTAATTCCGCGTTTGATCGACGAGATCCCCGTGCTAGCAGTGGCGGCAGCCTGTGCAGTTGGCGAAACCGTAGTTGCCGATGCCGAAGAACTGCGAGCCAAAGAAACCGATCGCGTAGCCACGGTAGTTAGCGAATTAAGCGCGATGGGTGCAACCCTTGAAGCCACACCCGATGGCATGATCATCGCTGGTGGTGGTGAGTTGCAGGGTGCTAAAGTTCAATCGCATGGCGATCATCGGATCGCCATGGCCTTGGCGGTGGCTGGCTTAGTGGCCGAAGGCGAAACAATTATCGACGAAGCCGAAGCCGTAACCGTCTCGTACCCAACATTCTGGCAGCATTACGCGCAGATCAAAGAAGCCTGA